A genomic region of Rhipicephalus sanguineus isolate Rsan-2018 chromosome 3, BIME_Rsan_1.4, whole genome shotgun sequence contains the following coding sequences:
- the LOC119388335 gene encoding LOW QUALITY PROTEIN: reticulon-4 receptor (The sequence of the model RefSeq protein was modified relative to this genomic sequence to represent the inferred CDS: inserted 1 base in 1 codon), producing the protein MGRSHLRASRWRRPAVAVAELPLLLLLSLGGVANAFCPMRCVCNDDKLTVQCAGAALDVIPITLNPEIRELHLTRNNIRNILSAFSVYQQLKFLDVSYNQLRTLGADNFPLPELKVLVLDSNSVAELEANTFRGLRTLLELQLRRNALTYVPSRAFHDMRNLERLDISHNQIARIDPDAFIGLHRLKSLILRDNKLSHVPTPAFHHIPHLLALDLGMNSIPTVVDNAFSHLVRLRELNMDRCSTAILEPGAFSSLVSLATLRLQDNAFVAFPTDALSDLHRLEELHFGRNSVRSLTEDNFRALENLKRLYIVRSEYLDSIDERTFSQCLQLEQVVLEENRRLRYLSPATFTNLRQLTRVSLRANGFESFHPDLLPWNQLSSFDLRDNPIVCNCSVIWLWDLLRSLDHTGNWTNVRCHSPTHLSRELLRSLSHYDLDCDGRTRRNILIVGLSTTAIFAIVVLALVLWYRRKVSSVLKKQLDTASLHDPHMSQFHKXESSMALPPAAHVTYNGKFKPTPLAYI; encoded by the exons ATGGGTCGTAGCCATCTGAGAGCCAGCAGGTGGAGGAGACCAGCCGTGGCGGTGGCCGAGTTgccgctgttgctgctgctgtcacTTGGCGGCGTAGCGAACGCGTTCTGTCCCATGCGGTGCGTCTGCAATGACGACAAGCTAACGGTGCAGTGCGCGGGCGCAGCGCTCGACGTCATCCCCATCACGCTGAACCCCGAGATTCGCGAGCTGCACCTGACGCGCAACAACATCCGCAACATCCTGTCCGCCTTCAGTGTGTACCAGCAACTCAAGTTCCTCGACGTGTCCTACAACCAGCTGCGGACTCTGGGAGCGGACAACTTCCCGCTGCCCGAACTCAAAGTGCTTGTACTAGACAGCAACTCGGTGGCCGAGCTGGAAGCCAACACTTTTCGAGGTCTTCGGACCCTCCTCGAGCTGCAACTGAGACGCAACGCGCTGACTTACGTGCCGTCCAGAGCGTTTCACGACATGCGCAACCTAGAGCGGCTCGACATATCGCACAACCAGATTGCCAGGATAGACCCGGACGCCTTCATCGGCCTGCACAGGCTCAAGTCGCTCATCCTCAGGGACAACAAGCTCAGTCACGTGCCGACACCCGCTTTCCACCACATACCGCACTTGCTTGCGCTCGATCTCGGAATGAACAGCATCCCCACCGTCGTTGACAACGCCTTCAGCCATCTGGTCAGGCTGCGAGAGCTCAACATGGATCGCTGTTCGACGGCCATCTTGGAACCCGGCGCCTTCTCCAGCCTCGTTTCACTCGCGACTCTGAGACTCCAAGACAATGCCTTCGTTGCGTTTCCAACGGACGCGCTTTCAGACTTGCACAGACTCGAAGAATTGCACTTTGGCCGTAACAGCGTCAGGAGTCTCACGGAGGACAACTTCAGGGCGCTGGAGAACCTCAAGCGCCTCTACATCGTGCGCTCCGAGTATCTGGACAGCATAGACGAGCGCACTTTCAGCCAGTGCTTGCAACTGGAGCAGGTCGTACTCGAAGAGAACCGGCGACTGCGCTACTTGTCTCCGGCAACGTTCACAAACTTGCGCCAGCTCACCAGAGTTAGCCTGAGGGCCAATGGCTTCGAGTCCTTTCACCCGGATCTGCTTCCCTGGAACCAGTTGTCCTCGTTCGATCTCCGGGACAACCCGATCGTGTGCAACTGCAGCGTCATATGGCTGTGGGACCTACTGCGCTCGCTCGACCACACGGGCAACTGGACCAATGTACGCTGCCACAGCCCGACACACCTGAGCCGCGaactgctgcgcagtttgtcGCACTACGACCTCGACTGCGACGGCCGCACGAGACGAAACATCCTCATCGTGGGACTCTCGACCACGGCCATCTTCGCCATCGTCGTTCTGGCGCTAGTGCTGTGGTACCGTCGAAAGGTGTCCAGTGTCCTCAAGAAGCAGCTGGACACGGCTAGCCTTCACGACCCGCACATGAGCCAGTTCCACA TCGAGAGCTCCATGGCTCTGCCGCCTGCGGCGCACGTCACGTACAACGGAAAGTTTAAGCCGACGCCCTTGGCGTACATCTAG